CTTCGGGCGATGTTGGATGAGCGTGGCATCGACGCCGACGAGGAAACATTGGTGCTCAAACGCGAAATCGGCAGCAATGGGCGTTCGCGGGCGTGGATCAACGGGTCGCCGGTCACCGCCGCCATCCTCGCCGAAGTCGGGGCGCGCCTGGTGAGCGTGCTCGGTCAGCATGACTCGCGGCAGCTGGTCGATGCCGAGCATCAACGCGACGTCCTCGATGCCTTCATCGGCGCGCTCGATATTCGCGCGCGCGTCGCCGACGCGTTCGCGCAACTGGGCGCCCTGCGCGCCCGCGAGCGCGAACTTGAAGTGCGTCGTCAGGATGCGGCCAAGCGCGCCGACTACCTGCGATTCGTCGCGCGTGAAATCGACGAGGCGAATCCGGTTGTTGGTGAAGACGAAACGCTCGATGGCGAGATCCGGCGCCTGTCGCACGCCGAGGAGCTGCAGACCTTGGCCGCGCAGGCCGCGACGGCGATCTCCGGAGATGAGCGCGCGGCGCTCACGCGCCTCGCCAGCGTTCGTCGTGCGCTGGTTTCGCTCGAGCGTATCGATCCCGACACCGGGCGCTGGCAGCTCGGCTTCGACGCGGCCGTCTATGCGCTCGATGAGCTGGTCCGCGAGCTCGAAACGTATGCGGAGTCGATCGAGGCCGATCCCGCACGACTGCGCACGCTGGAGCGCCGTCGCGATCAGTTGCTGTCGCTCATGCGAAAACACGGGCCGACGCTGCAGGAAGTGATTGATACCGGCTCGCAGGCACGCGCCGAACTCGAGCTCGTAGACGGCGGCACGCTCGATTTGGCCGCCATCGCCGACGCGCGGGCGGCAGCGGAAGGCGCGTTGGTGGAAGCGGCCGCCGAACTGACGCGCCGCCGACAGTCGGGCGCGCAGCAGCTCGCCCGCGCCGTTACGCAGCTACTCCCCGAGCTTGGGATGCCAGAGGGGCGATTGCAAGTGGTGCTCATGCCCGTCGATCACATCGGCGCGTTCGGAGCGGAGCAGGTCACGTTCGTGGCGGCACTGAACGCCGGCAGCGAGGCGCGACCGCTCGGGCGCTTGGCATCGGGTGGTGAGCTTGCGCGCGTGATGCTGGCGCTCAGCACCGTACTGGCGCGCCTGCAGCAAGTGCCGACGCTCGTGTTCGACGAAGTCGATGCCGGCATCGGCGGCGCAGTGGCGTGGCAAGTCGGTGCGCTCATGCGACGCGTGGCCAAGCACCACCAGGTGCTCGCCATTTCTCATCTCGCCCAGATCGCGGCGCGCGCGCATCATCACGTGGTCGTGCGGAAGAGCGCGATCGGGACCGTGACGACAGCCGATACGACGGTCGTTCGCGACGAACCGCGTGTGATCGAGATTGCACGCATGCTGGGCGGCGACGCGGACCGCGAAGTGAGCCGAGCGCATGCGCGGGAATTGCTGGAGCGCGGTGAGGACGAGGACAACATCGCGTCGTCGGTCACGGCCCCGACACGTCAGCGTCGAGGAAAGCCCGTATAGACGCGCAGTTCCAGCCGGTCGCTCACGGCTGACGGAGCACTCGCTCCCGATCCCGACACGGGAATGGTGTGCGAGTAGATCACTTCGGCCGGAAAGCGGGATCGACCGCGCACGTAGCTCGCGAGGGTCGAGAAGCTGGCACCGAACGCGGCCGCCTGAACCGTGCGGGACGGCAGCTCAAAGGTGCTCATGAGCGGCGCGCTCGACGTGGGATCGCCGCCCTCGTATCGATCGGCTCCCCACCGGCGAACCAGATAGGCGGCGGAGATCCCGAAGAACTGTCCGACGGACAAGCGCGGCGCGACTTCGAGTTCGAGTCGCGTGCCCAGCGATCGCGTGGCCGTGCTCACGACGAACGCGTCGAAGACGTTCGCGTCTGTGCGGAACGGAAGCGCCACGGCGATCTCGTCGGCGAGCGGTTTGACCGCACGCACGGTGGCACTCATCCAGAAGGACTTCGTGAGTACGAAATCCGTCGTGCTGCGCACCAGCAGCGCGTTGGCACCTTCGCCGATCGGCACATCGAACGGGTCATCGGTGCGATCAGCGCCGGCCGTTCCGAAACGCCAGCCGGCGGTGAGCATGCTGCGTACCCCGCGCGACGGCGTCAGCAGTCGCCGCACCTGATCGGCCTGAAAGCTGTCGAACAGCAGATACGACGCGGTGAGGTCGATGTCGCCGATACCGGCGCGACGGGTGTTGCCCAGTCGGGTGTAGCCCAGTTTCCACGCCGTGTCGCTGACAATGCGCGTCATGCCGCCCGGGCCGTAGACGGCCGTGGCGCCAGCGGGTGCGGCTCCCTCCACGATGTTGGTGATACCGAAGGCCGCGAACTCCGAGCGCAGGG
This region of Gemmatimonas groenlandica genomic DNA includes:
- the recN gene encoding DNA repair protein RecN; protein product: MLVELRIRNVAVIDTVALPLAAGLNVLTGETGAGKSLIVGALGMLLGERAATDRVRSGADKATVEGVFEPGSMPALRAMLDERGIDADEETLVLKREIGSNGRSRAWINGSPVTAAILAEVGARLVSVLGQHDSRQLVDAEHQRDVLDAFIGALDIRARVADAFAQLGALRARERELEVRRQDAAKRADYLRFVAREIDEANPVVGEDETLDGEIRRLSHAEELQTLAAQAATAISGDERAALTRLASVRRALVSLERIDPDTGRWQLGFDAAVYALDELVRELETYAESIEADPARLRTLERRRDQLLSLMRKHGPTLQEVIDTGSQARAELELVDGGTLDLAAIADARAAAEGALVEAAAELTRRRQSGAQQLARAVTQLLPELGMPEGRLQVVLMPVDHIGAFGAEQVTFVAALNAGSEARPLGRLASGGELARVMLALSTVLARLQQVPTLVFDEVDAGIGGAVAWQVGALMRRVAKHHQVLAISHLAQIAARAHHHVVVRKSAIGTVTTADTTVVRDEPRVIEIARMLGGDADREVSRAHARELLERGEDEDNIASSVTAPTRQRRGKPV